In Euphorbia lathyris chromosome 10, ddEupLath1.1, whole genome shotgun sequence, a single genomic region encodes these proteins:
- the LOC136209955 gene encoding plasmodesmata-located protein 6, whose protein sequence is MSATAFISFLTLSLLTIPSSSSLQSFIFGGCSQQKYTSASPYESNVNSLLTSLVNSATFTNYNNFTVQSPSSSHDTLYGLYQCRGDLSTPDCARCVASAVTQLGSLCLDSCGGALQLDGCFVKYDNTTFLGVQDKTLVLKKCGASIGYASDTLTRSDAVLTYLGATDGSFKPYRVAGSGDVYGVAQCVQDLSATECQDCLSDAVGRLKTDCGPAASADMYLAKCYVRLSERGAHSSGGHDNNNDDEIEKTLAILIGLIAGVALLIVFLSFLRKVCEKGKGGK, encoded by the exons ATGTCTGCAACAGCTTTTATTTCATTTCTCACTCTCTCCCTACTTACAATtccatcttcttcatctcttcaATCATTCATCTTCGGCGGATGTTCCCAGCAGAAATACACCTCCGCCTCTCCCTACGAGTCAAACGTCAATTCCCTACTCACTTCCCTAGTCAACTCAGCCACTTTCACCAATTACAACAATTTCACCGTCCAAAGCCCCTCCTCCTCCCACGACACTCTCTACGGCCTCTACCAATGCCGAGGCGATCTCTCCACTCCCGACTGCGCTCGCTGCGTCGCTTCCGCCGTCACTCAACTCGGCTCTCTCTGCCTCGATTCCTGCGGCGGCGCGTTGCAGCTCGACGGATGTTTTGTTAAGTACGACAATACTACCTTTTTAGGCGTCCAGGACAAGACGCTTGTGTTGAAGAAATGCGGGGCGTCGATCGGCTATGCTTCGGATACGTTGACCCGGAGTGATGCCGTTTTGACCTATTTAGGTGCCACCGATGGGTCCTTCAAACCGTATAGAGTGGCTGGCTCCGGTGATGTTTATGGTGTGGCGCAGTGTGTACAGGATTTGAGTGCCACCGAGTGCCAGGATTGCTTATCGGACGCCGTTGGACGCCTTAAAACCGACTGCGGCCCTGCTGCTTCTGCCGATATGTACTTGGCTAAGTGCTACGTGCGACTCTCGGAGCGTGGTGCTCACTCGAGTGGTGGACATG aTAACAATAACGATGATGAGATCGAGAAGACATTAGCaatattaattggattaattgcCGGGGTTGCTTTGCTCATTGTGTTCCTCTCTTTCCTCAGAAAAGTGTGCGAAAAAGGAAAAG GAGGTAAATAA